A DNA window from Actinomadura coerulea contains the following coding sequences:
- a CDS encoding helix-turn-helix domain-containing protein: MDSAQVVGRNVHRLRTAAGISLADLASASGISKTTLHGIEQGQGNPTLSTLWAMATALEASLGELLETPPSTVEVVRAGDRRPRVEGEAVSARLLHRIKLRGTVEVYDIAIGEGAQHSDAHLPGVEECLILTEGSATTGPATSPIDLGEGDSIRFDAAHPHLYRGHTADNRAVLLMIHPEN; the protein is encoded by the coding sequence ATGGATTCTGCGCAAGTGGTGGGGCGCAACGTGCACCGGCTGCGGACGGCGGCGGGGATATCGCTGGCCGACCTGGCGTCCGCCAGCGGCATCAGCAAGACCACGCTGCACGGCATCGAACAGGGTCAGGGCAACCCGACCCTGAGCACCCTGTGGGCCATGGCCACGGCACTTGAAGCGTCCCTTGGCGAACTGCTGGAAACGCCGCCCTCGACCGTGGAGGTGGTCCGCGCCGGTGACAGGCGGCCGCGCGTCGAGGGCGAGGCGGTCAGCGCTCGTCTCCTCCACCGCATCAAGCTGCGCGGCACCGTGGAGGTCTACGACATCGCCATCGGCGAGGGCGCCCAGCACTCCGACGCCCACCTGCCCGGCGTGGAGGAATGCCTCATACTCACCGAGGGAAGCGCCACCACGGGCCCGGCGACGTCCCCCATCGATCTGGGTGAAGGCGATTCCATCCGGTTCGACGCCGCTCACCCGCACCTGTACCGAGGTCACACCGCGGACAACCGCGCCGTCCTCCTGATGATCCACCCCGAGAACTGA
- a CDS encoding HD domain-containing protein codes for MSSVGFDDLLIPDSPACRGALEVVAAYETPSLLNHSVRSYLWAAAHAQRNGIAFDAELLYVSALLHDIGLVAQFDSHTVPFEEAGGHVAWVFGAGAGWPPERRVRASEIIVRHMWPEVPVEEDPEGHLLELATGIDISGRGLDGVPVGLRGEVLERYPRLDLAEEFTACFRDQAARKPGSSAALSVSAGVADRIRRNPLDA; via the coding sequence ATGAGTTCTGTGGGATTCGACGACCTGCTGATCCCCGATAGCCCGGCCTGCCGCGGCGCTCTCGAAGTCGTGGCCGCGTACGAGACGCCCTCCCTGCTCAACCACTCCGTCCGCTCCTACCTCTGGGCGGCGGCACACGCACAGCGCAACGGCATCGCGTTCGACGCCGAACTGCTCTACGTGTCGGCCCTCCTGCACGACATCGGCCTGGTGGCGCAGTTCGACAGCCACACGGTGCCGTTCGAGGAGGCGGGTGGCCACGTGGCCTGGGTCTTCGGCGCCGGCGCGGGCTGGCCCCCGGAGCGGCGGGTACGGGCGTCGGAGATCATCGTGCGGCACATGTGGCCCGAGGTGCCCGTCGAGGAGGATCCCGAGGGCCACCTGCTGGAGCTGGCCACCGGCATCGACATCTCCGGTCGCGGTCTCGACGGGGTCCCGGTCGGGCTGCGCGGCGAGGTACTGGAGCGCTACCCGCGCCTGGACCTGGCCGAGGAGTTCACGGCCTGCTTCCGCGACCAGGCGGCGCGCAAGCCAGGCAGTTCCGCCGCGCTGTCCGTGTCCGCCGGGGTCGCCGACCGCATCCGGCGCAACCCGCTCGACGCCTGA
- a CDS encoding pyridoxal phosphate-dependent aminotransferase gives MTVTRLRDIPGIGVDAVGDAADAANDPEFLRLENLDTDVRPPAVALTATRAAVGDDAANSYLPFQGHRSLREAAAAHVGRIAGRRYDPDAECVSVAGGLNGILNTLLATVEPGQEVVLCDPVYAGLVNRVRLAGGVPRFVPAAPTAEGWTIDAERLAGAVGPDTAAVLTMGPTMPTGLVLDDRHWSALAGACERHDAWLVYDAAMERIRFDGRPPSHPAAHDGLAARTITVGSASKELRLIGWRVGWVVGPAPIVADIRLVGLTNVVCQVGLAQNAVAAALDAPDAEADVAAATAEWQRRCERVLDRLAGYPVIRPHGGWSLLIDTRPLGLTAAELSWRLFHRAKVAATPMDGWGPGGTHYLRLVFANEPLERLTDLKERFDQAVR, from the coding sequence ATGACGGTGACGCGGTTGCGCGACATCCCGGGTATCGGTGTGGACGCCGTCGGCGACGCGGCCGACGCCGCGAACGACCCGGAGTTCCTGCGTCTGGAGAACCTCGACACCGACGTCCGGCCGCCCGCCGTCGCCCTCACCGCCACGCGTGCGGCCGTCGGCGACGACGCGGCCAACAGCTACCTGCCGTTCCAGGGGCACCGGTCCCTTCGCGAGGCCGCCGCGGCGCACGTGGGACGCATCGCGGGACGGCGCTATGACCCCGACGCCGAATGCGTCAGCGTGGCCGGCGGTCTCAACGGCATCCTCAACACGCTGCTGGCGACGGTGGAGCCCGGGCAGGAGGTCGTGTTGTGCGACCCCGTCTATGCCGGGCTGGTCAACCGGGTGCGGCTCGCGGGCGGTGTCCCCCGGTTCGTTCCCGCAGCGCCCACCGCGGAGGGCTGGACCATCGACGCCGAACGACTCGCCGGTGCCGTCGGACCCGACACGGCGGCGGTCCTGACGATGGGCCCGACGATGCCGACCGGCCTCGTCCTGGACGACCGCCACTGGTCCGCCCTGGCCGGCGCCTGCGAACGCCACGACGCCTGGCTGGTCTACGACGCGGCCATGGAACGCATCCGCTTCGACGGCCGCCCTCCCAGTCACCCTGCGGCACACGACGGCCTGGCGGCGCGCACCATCACCGTCGGTTCGGCCTCCAAGGAGCTGCGGCTCATCGGCTGGCGCGTCGGCTGGGTGGTGGGCCCTGCCCCCATCGTCGCCGACATCCGCCTCGTCGGCCTGACCAACGTCGTCTGCCAGGTCGGCCTCGCCCAGAACGCCGTGGCCGCCGCGCTGGACGCGCCCGACGCCGAGGCCGACGTCGCCGCCGCCACCGCCGAATGGCAGAGGCGCTGCGAGAGGGTCCTGGACCGGCTCGCCGGTTACCCGGTCATCCGACCGCACGGCGGCTGGTCGCTCCTCATCGACACCAGGCCCCTCGGGCTGACCGCCGCCGAGCTGTCCTGGCGCCTCTTCCACCGGGCGAAGGTCGCCGCCACCCCCATGGACGGCTGGGGCCCCGGCGGAACGCACTACCTGCGGCTCGTGTTCGCCAACGAACCCCTCGAACGCCTCACCGATCTCAAGGAGCGCTTCGACCAGGCCGTCCGATGA